A single window of Pontibacillus chungwhensis DNA harbors:
- the rpoE gene encoding DNA-directed RNA polymerase subunit delta, protein MSFKNYSHDEIAEMSMLEIAHEILLDEKQALDFQDLFNKISEIKGLSKEEKTDRIAQFFTDLNTDGRFLTIGSNMWGLKRWYPVEQAEEEIQAPVKKKKKAAPKKKKAAAPVEEEEEDIEEEEIEDDLDLDDEELDLDEDGEENSGLDGDYDLAEDEDTDPSYDDDEEKNLYDDDEEDDDDDDEEEDKNEDL, encoded by the coding sequence GTGAGCTTTAAAAACTATAGCCACGACGAGATTGCTGAAATGTCTATGCTAGAAATCGCGCATGAGATCTTACTTGACGAAAAGCAAGCGCTGGATTTTCAAGACCTATTCAATAAAATTAGCGAGATTAAAGGACTTTCCAAAGAAGAGAAAACGGATCGTATTGCTCAATTCTTTACGGATTTAAATACAGATGGCCGTTTCCTTACGATTGGTTCCAACATGTGGGGACTGAAGCGTTGGTATCCTGTTGAACAAGCTGAAGAAGAAATTCAAGCTCCTGTTAAGAAGAAAAAGAAAGCTGCTCCTAAGAAGAAAAAAGCTGCAGCTCCTGTTGAAGAAGAAGAGGAAGACATCGAAGAAGAAGAGATCGAAGATGATCTTGATCTAGATGACGAAGAACTTGACCTCGACGAAGACGGGGAAGAGAACAGTGGTTTAGATGGAGACTACGATCTAGCTGAAGATGAAGACACAGATCCAAGCTATGACGACGATGAGGAAAAGAATCTCTACGATGATGACGAAGAAGACGACGATGATGATGATGAAGAGGAAGACAAAAACGAAGATTTATAA